Proteins encoded in a region of the Triticum dicoccoides isolate Atlit2015 ecotype Zavitan chromosome 3A, WEW_v2.0, whole genome shotgun sequence genome:
- the LOC119270353 gene encoding chitinase CLP-like — protein MARVLLLVLAASLVALASSKGLPVLAPVTKDTATSLYTIPFHDGASLVLDFAGPLVWSTCEGSQPPAEIPCSSPTCLLSNAYPAPDCPAPSCGSDRHDKPCTAYPSNPVTGACAAGSLFHTKFAANTTDGNKPVSEVNVGVLAACAPSKLLASLPRGSTGVAGLANSGLALPAQVASTQKVANRFLLCLPTGGLGVAIFGGGPLPWPQFTQSMDYTPLVAKGGSPAHYISLKSIKVENTRVPVSERALATGGVMLSTRLPYVLLRRDVYRPFVGAFTKALAAQPANGAPVARAVKPVAPFELCYDTKSLGNNLGGYWVPNVGLAVDGGSDWAMTGKNSMVDVKPGTACVAFVEMKGVEAGDGRAPAVILGGAQMEDFVLDFDMEKKRLGFLRLPHFTGCGS, from the coding sequence ATGGCACGGGTCCTCCTCCTCGTGCTGGCCGCCTCGCTCGTTGCGCTGGCGTCGTCCAAAGGCCTTCCGGTGCTCGCGCCGGTCACCAAGGACACCGCCACCTCCCTCTACACCATCCCCTTCCACGACGGCGCCAGCCTCGTCCTCGACTTCGCCGGCCCGCTCGTCTGGTCCACGTGCGAGGGTAGTCAGCCGCCGGCGGAGATCCCGTGCAGCAGCCCCACCTGCCTCCTCTCCAACGCCTACCCCGCCCCGGACTGCCCCGCGCCAAGCTGCGGCAGCGACAGGCACGACAAGCCGTGCACGGCGTACCCATCCAACCCGGTCACCGGCGCGTGCGCCGCCGGGAGCCTCTTCCACACGAAGTTCGCAGCCAACACCACCGACGGGAATAAACCGGTTAGCGAGGTGAACGTCGGGGTCCTGGCGGCGTGCGCGCCGAGCAAGCTCCTGGCGTCGCTGCCCCGGGGCTCCACGGGCGTGGCCGGGCTCGCGAACTCCGGCCTAGCGCTGCCGGCGCAGGTGGCGTCCACGCAGAAGGTCGCCAACAGGTTCCTCCTCTGCCTCCCCACGGGCGGCCTTGGCGTGGCCATCTTCGGCGGCGGCCCGCTCCCGTGGCCGCAATTCACGCAGTCCATGGACTACACCCCGCTCGTCGCCAAGGGCGGCAGCCCCGCGCACTACATCTCGCTCAAGTCCATCAAAGTGGAGAACACCCGCGTCCCCGTATCGGAGCGGGCGCTCGCCACCGGCGGCGTGATGCTCAGCACGAGGCTGCCCTACGTCTTGCTCCGCCGCGACGTGTACCGCCCGTTCGTGGGCGCGTTCACCAAGGCCCTGGCGGCCCAGCCTGCCAACGGAGCGCCCGTGGCGCGCGCCGTGAAGCCTGTGGCGCCGTTCGAGCTCTGCTACGACACGAAGTCGCTGGGCAACAACCTCGGCGGGTACTGGGTGCCGAACGTTGGGCTGGCAGTCGACGGCGGGAGTGACTGGGCGATGACCGGGAAGAACTCGATGGTGGACGTCAAGCCGGGGACGGCGTGCGTTGCGTTCGTGGAGATGAAGGGGGTGGAGGCCGGCGACGGCAGGGCGCCGGCGGTGATCCTCGGAGGAGCCCAGATGGAGGACTTCGTGCTCGACTTCGACATGGAGAAGAAGCGGCTCGGGTTTCTCAGGCTGCCGCACTTTACGGGTTGCGGCAGCTAG